GGCTGACACGCAAGGTCGCTGCGTACAACGACAATGCGATGTGCGTCGAAGTACACTTTGAAAAAGGTACCGTGGCCGCGCTTCATAGCCACCCGCACGAACAGATTACCTATGTCATTTCGGGTAAGTTTGAGTTCGCAGTCGGCGACGAGACTTACATCGTTGCGGCCGGTGACTCGCTCTACAAACAACCCGACATCATACACGGTGCAACTTGCTTAGAAGCAGGCACCTTGCTGGATATCTTCACACCACACCGTGAAGATTTTCTCTGAAACAATAATTAGAAAAGACTTAAGGGAGAACTTGGCATGGCCAAACCTACCATCGGATTTATCGGACTCGGCCTTATGGGCGGCAATATGGTTGAGAACCTTCAGAAGCGTGGCTTTGAGCTGGTTGTTATGGACCTCAACAAGGACGCTGTGAAAGCGGTTCTTGATCGCGGCAACGCGACGGAAGCGTCCACGCCAAAGGAACTTGCTGAAGCAAGTGACATCGTAATGTTGGCACTGACGACATCCGACGTTGTTGAAGCATTGGTTTACGGCGACCACGGCATTCTTGCAGGCATCAAAGAAGGGTCCGTGCTGATCGACTTCGGCACATCCATTCCTGCATCGACGCGCAAAATTGGTGCTGACTTGGCAGCCAAGGGCGCTGGCATGGTTGATGCACCGCTCGGCCGCACACCTGCACACGCCAAAGATGGCTTGCTCAACATTATGGCTGGCGGCGACAAGGCGACCTTCGAAAAGGTTAAGCCTGTCCTCGACGAGCAAGGCGAAAACGTCTTTTACATCGGCGCACTCGGCACTGGTCACGTTACCAAGCTCATCAACAACTTCATGGGCATGACAACAGTCGCCACCATGTCACAGGCGTTTGCCGTAGCTGACCGCGCTGGTGTTGATCGCCAACAGTTGTTCGAAATCATGTCGGCTGGCCCGTCCAATTCACCGTTCATGGGCTTCTGTAAGAACTACGCCGTTGATGGCGTCAGTGACTTGGGCTTCTCCATAAACAACGCCAACAAAGACCTTGGCTATTTCCTTAAAATGGCAGAAGACCTCGGCACACGGGCTGAGATCGCAGAAGGCACATCGCACAACCTCCAAGCGGCGGTCGACGCGGGCATGGGTGAAGGCAATGTTCCTGAAATCTTTGACTACTTCATGACGCTTAAAAGCTAATCTAAACAACAAACGCATACTCCGGCGCTCATGAAAACATGACGCGCCGGACAACAAGAAACGGAAAGGGTTCCTTATGAAACTCGCAGGAAAGACAGCGATCATCACAGGCGGTGGCCGTGATATCGGTGCGGCAACAGCAATTTTGCTCGCCGCTGAAGGCGCG
This Octadecabacter temperatus DNA region includes the following protein-coding sequences:
- a CDS encoding cupin domain-containing protein; protein product: MTVKNYFPGSENKLFDAGGGLTRKVAAYNDNAMCVEVHFEKGTVAALHSHPHEQITYVISGKFEFAVGDETYIVAAGDSLYKQPDIIHGATCLEAGTLLDIFTPHREDFL
- a CDS encoding NAD(P)-dependent oxidoreductase, giving the protein MAKPTIGFIGLGLMGGNMVENLQKRGFELVVMDLNKDAVKAVLDRGNATEASTPKELAEASDIVMLALTTSDVVEALVYGDHGILAGIKEGSVLIDFGTSIPASTRKIGADLAAKGAGMVDAPLGRTPAHAKDGLLNIMAGGDKATFEKVKPVLDEQGENVFYIGALGTGHVTKLINNFMGMTTVATMSQAFAVADRAGVDRQQLFEIMSAGPSNSPFMGFCKNYAVDGVSDLGFSINNANKDLGYFLKMAEDLGTRAEIAEGTSHNLQAAVDAGMGEGNVPEIFDYFMTLKS